Below is a window of Halobacillus amylolyticus DNA.
TATTGTTGGGCGTTAGCTTCCTAGGAATGGAAATTAATGAATTTATCACTTATGTTTCAGAAGGGGTCAATATTTCTACAAGTGCGTTTTGGTCAGCATTTTTTGTTCTTGTTGGTACGCACGGAGTTCATGTAACCTTTGGAATCATATGGATTTCGTTAATTCTTGTCCAAATTGCTAGGGAAGGAATTAACACGGTCACATCAAGAAAGCTCTTCATTGGAGGCCTTTACTGGCATTTTCTTGACGTGATGTGGATTTTTATATTTACCGCAGTCTATTTAATAGGGATGGTGCTATAAAATGAGAGAGAATATAAAATTTGAAGAGCATCATGGATTTCCCTGGAAACAAGTTATTGGTTTTGTTCTATCCATCATTTTGACGGTGGCCGCACTCTGGGTTGTTTTTTCGCTTTCCTTAACGGCGAAAGCTACGATTATTGTGATTCTAGCTTTGGCGTCAGCCCAACTGCTCGTTCAATT
It encodes the following:
- a CDS encoding cytochrome o ubiquinol oxidase subunit IV, translating into MRENIKFEEHHGFPWKQVIGFVLSIILTVAALWVVFSLSLTAKATIIVILALASAQLLVQLIMFMHLSEHEKAFQISALVYGVQSH